In one Merismopedia glauca CCAP 1448/3 genomic region, the following are encoded:
- a CDS encoding putative quinol monooxygenase: protein MTQTTVRILARMSAFPDRLEEAKALLIGLVEPTRQESGCIRYELLQNLSDPTEFTFIEEWESEAALNAHLSSAHISQAFAQVPLLIASGPDIMRHTLLI, encoded by the coding sequence ATGACTCAAACAACTGTACGAATATTGGCGAGAATGTCTGCATTTCCCGATCGCCTAGAAGAAGCAAAAGCTTTACTAATAGGACTTGTGGAACCAACTCGCCAAGAATCAGGATGTATCAGGTACGAATTATTACAAAATCTATCAGATCCAACAGAATTTACTTTTATTGAAGAGTGGGAGTCGGAAGCCGCTTTAAATGCTCATCTCAGTTCAGCACATATCTCTCAAGCATTCGCGCAAGTGCCCTTGTTAATTGCAAGTGGTCCTGATATTATGCGCCATACACTCTTGATTTAA
- a CDS encoding DUF3124 domain-containing protein, with translation MYHSDKQEQFWLSVTLSIPNTSLTDPIVIRSARLNHSLKIEPILCHQSSYLSSLESFCWLASLPVKPQSNLEFPHCFSF, from the coding sequence ATCTATCATAGCGATAAACAGGAGCAATTTTGGCTAAGTGTCACGTTGAGCATTCCCAACACCAGCTTAACTGACCCGATTGTAATTCGCTCTGCGCGCTTGAATCACTCCTTGAAGATCGAACCAATTTTATGTCACCAGAGCAGCTATTTATCATCACTGGAGTCCTTTTGCTGGCTAGCATCTTTGCCAGTAAAGCCGCAATCAAATTTGGAGTTCCCGCACTGCTTTTCTTTTTGA
- a CDS encoding glycerate kinase type-2 family protein produces the protein MSTQVHAKQIYQAVLEAVDPYEAIQSHLQIEGNNLIIGKLSVSLTDKSRIFVVGAGKASAYMAQAVENILEDRLSCNERSRIAGGIVSVKDGHSKPTQRITIKEASHPQLDRRSLANGEQILKYCQQATAEDLILCLISGGGSALMEVLPFGINLEDLQATTQILMHQGADIVALNTVRKHLSLIKGGQLARWAYPARVCGLILSDVVGDDLSAIASGVTVPDPTTFADALQVLQQFDRERQVPTKIWDYFQQGVQNQLPETPKPGDRVFEKVYNLVIASNQLAIDSAAYQAQELGYQVEILTTSLTGEARLVAQEMVAIARSKQQLGAQKLCLLAGGETTVTVTGKGIGGRNQELALAAAIALEGVDGITILSAATDGGDGNSDATGAILDGYTVIRARELGLNPQQMLENNDSGSFFARLGDRIVTGATFTNVNDLVIVLLDTNS, from the coding sequence ATGTCCACCCAAGTCCATGCTAAACAAATATATCAAGCAGTGTTAGAGGCTGTCGATCCTTATGAAGCAATCCAAAGTCATCTGCAAATTGAGGGAAATAACTTAATTATTGGGAAATTATCGGTTTCATTAACGGATAAAAGTCGAATTTTTGTAGTGGGTGCTGGAAAAGCGAGTGCTTACATGGCACAAGCGGTAGAGAATATTTTAGAAGATAGACTCTCCTGCAATGAGCGTAGTCGAATTGCAGGTGGCATAGTTTCTGTCAAAGATGGACACAGTAAACCCACTCAACGTATTACGATCAAGGAAGCCAGTCACCCGCAACTAGATCGCAGGAGTTTGGCGAATGGAGAACAAATTCTCAAGTATTGTCAGCAAGCTACCGCAGAGGATCTGATCCTATGTTTGATTTCTGGTGGGGGTTCCGCTTTGATGGAAGTTTTACCTTTCGGAATCAATCTAGAAGATTTGCAAGCTACTACCCAAATTCTGATGCATCAAGGTGCAGATATTGTGGCTCTCAACACTGTCCGCAAACATCTATCCTTGATTAAAGGCGGACAATTAGCTCGTTGGGCGTACCCAGCTAGAGTATGTGGATTAATTTTATCAGATGTAGTGGGAGATGACCTATCTGCGATCGCCTCTGGTGTCACAGTTCCCGATCCAACCACCTTTGCTGATGCATTACAAGTTTTGCAACAGTTTGATCGCGAACGTCAAGTACCCACCAAAATTTGGGATTACTTCCAGCAGGGTGTCCAAAATCAATTACCAGAGACACCTAAACCTGGAGATCGGGTATTTGAAAAGGTGTATAATTTAGTCATCGCGAGCAATCAGCTAGCTATTGATAGTGCAGCCTACCAAGCTCAAGAATTAGGCTATCAAGTCGAAATTTTGACGACTAGTTTAACTGGGGAAGCGCGATTAGTGGCTCAAGAAATGGTAGCAATCGCCCGCAGTAAACAGCAACTTGGAGCGCAAAAACTATGTTTGCTAGCAGGTGGTGAAACGACAGTTACGGTTACAGGGAAAGGGATTGGGGGACGAAATCAGGAATTAGCTTTAGCCGCAGCGATCGCATTAGAGGGAGTAGATGGGATTACCATATTGAGTGCAGCAACTGACGGTGGAGATGGTAACAGCGATGCTACGGGGGCGATCTTAGACGGATACACTGTAATTAGAGCTAGAGAATTAGGGTTGAATCCTCAACAGATGCTTGAGAATAATGATTCCGGCAGCTTTTTTGCCAGATTAGGCGATCGCATTGTCACTGGAGCCACCTTTACTAACGTCAACGATCTAGTTATCGTTTTACTTGATACCAATTCTTGA
- a CDS encoding DUF1499 domain-containing protein: MNRIISVIIGIILALNLILISPAATWAASSNLGVKDGYLSACPNSPNCVVSQNADEAHSISPLVYHTDLAKAREILLKVLTVVPRTQAIAQTPDYIHAESKSRIFGFIDDVEFYFPSNEKIIHVRSASRVGESDLGVNRRRIEQIRLALQDLNV, from the coding sequence ATGAATCGGATTATTTCGGTAATTATAGGGATTATATTGGCTCTGAATCTTATTTTAATTTCCCCTGCGGCTACTTGGGCAGCTTCTTCTAACTTAGGAGTCAAGGATGGCTATTTATCAGCTTGCCCTAATTCTCCCAATTGTGTAGTTAGTCAAAATGCAGATGAAGCTCATTCTATTTCCCCTCTTGTTTATCACACAGATCTAGCTAAAGCACGGGAAATATTGCTGAAAGTGCTAACAGTTGTGCCTCGTACTCAAGCGATCGCTCAAACACCAGATTACATCCATGCTGAGTCAAAAAGTCGGATCTTCGGGTTTATTGATGATGTAGAATTCTATTTTCCTAGTAATGAGAAAATAATTCACGTCCGCTCTGCCTCTCGCGTCGGAGAATCAGATTTAGGCGTAAACCGCCGACGTATAGAGCAAATTCGTTTAGCTTTGCAGGATTTAAACGTATGA
- a CDS encoding SpoIID/LytB domain-containing protein: MKLSTALIWGVPILALASSIPLILARSAPENPPIVTSITPSPTVEPPKTPKIAPQVPKLARQLAEKAIAATHFAVTPTPTTKSNKSKPKKTTKTAKIAPYKPPSVQIRVAVSQKTPSVAIGTSTPARLKTLNGQRVGFLQTMQGVNVQMQPQGLQIGEQIFPGVIWVEPTAGGAVYVGDRWYRGRLLLVAQKEGILAVNAVDLEQYLYSVVGSEMHSQAPIEALKAQSVAARSYAMVHILRPASDWYNLGNTERWQVYKGIKSEYPSTYQAVNETGGQILSDRGRVVESLYASTAEIVNKVHKGWGMSQTGAYQLANQGYNYQQILGNYYPGVQLSRLGAQ; this comes from the coding sequence ATGAAATTATCAACAGCATTAATTTGGGGCGTTCCAATTCTGGCTCTCGCCTCTAGCATACCGTTAATCCTGGCTCGTTCCGCACCGGAAAATCCGCCAATAGTCACTTCAATTACTCCTTCTCCCACTGTAGAACCACCAAAAACCCCAAAGATCGCCCCTCAAGTTCCCAAATTAGCACGTCAGTTAGCAGAAAAAGCGATCGCCGCTACTCATTTTGCAGTTACCCCCACACCCACAACTAAATCCAATAAATCCAAACCCAAGAAAACTACCAAAACCGCCAAAATTGCCCCTTACAAGCCACCATCAGTCCAAATTCGGGTGGCTGTATCCCAAAAAACTCCCTCAGTTGCGATCGGTACTTCTACTCCAGCTAGGCTAAAAACCCTAAACGGACAAAGAGTGGGTTTTTTACAGACTATGCAAGGGGTTAACGTCCAAATGCAACCTCAAGGCTTGCAAATTGGCGAACAAATCTTTCCAGGAGTGATTTGGGTAGAACCTACTGCTGGAGGTGCGGTTTACGTCGGTGACAGGTGGTATCGAGGACGGTTGCTATTAGTTGCCCAGAAAGAAGGTATTCTGGCTGTGAACGCGGTCGATTTGGAACAATATCTCTATAGCGTCGTTGGTAGTGAAATGCACTCCCAAGCCCCTATAGAAGCCCTCAAAGCGCAATCTGTAGCAGCCCGTTCCTATGCAATGGTACACATCCTGCGTCCTGCTTCTGATTGGTACAATCTAGGTAATACCGAGCGTTGGCAAGTCTATAAAGGGATTAAATCTGAGTATCCCAGCACCTATCAAGCCGTTAATGAAACTGGCGGACAAATTCTCAGCGATCGCGGTCGCGTTGTAGAATCTCTCTATGCTTCTACTGCCGAAATCGTCAATAAAGTCCATAAAGGCTGGGGAATGAGCCAAACAGGAGCTTATCAACTAGCAAATCAAGGCTATAACTATCAGCAAATTCTGGGAAACTATTATCCTGGGGTACAACTATCAAGGTTAGGCGCGCAGTAA